The following proteins come from a genomic window of Montipora capricornis isolate CH-2021 chromosome 9, ASM3666992v2, whole genome shotgun sequence:
- the LOC138015422 gene encoding uncharacterized protein isoform X1, which yields MTGSISRARQLSSSYMEETPSPLVSDRCETCGKSFAHSSSYRRHTKIGCSSQSRKRRRRQLWVSEQHEVCDEEDIFGVSPLLDNSSLEARGRIIDISDLHFSIKKFSSIFVGAEKFGSRAESRTSRSARVLASWNDDEGNISLTSALSPGIINYFFAHRLIMDGIDREHYFACVRWFKQHPIYKRLGNFTTLDVWDSRNFESGMPSRYLPVHRIHSLFTGANFSLENVSLMAVCPIPRRAAIL from the exons aTGACGGGAAGTATTTCTAGGGCACGACAGCTTTCTTCAAGTTACATGGAAGAAACTCCAAGCCCCCTGGTCAGCGATAGGTGTGAAACTTGTGGGAAATCATTCGCACATTCATCTTCGTACCGACGCCACACCAAAATTGGATGTTCTTCTCAATCTCGCAAGCGTCGTCGTCGGCAGCTTTGGGTCAGTGAGCAACATGAGGTGTGTGATGAAGAAGACATATTTGGAGTATCGCCATTGTTAGATAACTCAAGCCTTGAAGCACGAG GAAGAATCATTGACATTAGTGACCTTCACTTCTCAATCAAGaagttttcttccatttttgtgGGTGCTGAGAAGTTTGGCTCCAGAGCAGAAAGTCGTACATCGAGGAGTGCAAGAGTACTTGCTTCATGGAACGATGATGAGGGTAATATATCCTTGACATCTGCATTGTCTCCTGGAATAATCAATTATTTCTTTGCTCACCGACTGATTATGGATGGAATTGACAGAGAACATTATTTTGCTTGTGTTCGGTGGTTCAAGCAGCATCCTATTTACAAACGTTTAGGTAATTTCACTACTCTAGATGTGTGGGATTCAAGAAACTTTGAATCAGGTATGCCTAGTCGCTATTTACCTGTGCATAGAATCCACAGTCTTTTTACTGGAGCGAATTTCTCCCTTGAGAATGTTAGTCTCATGGCAGTTTGCCCTATTCCCCGCCGTGCTGCTATTTTGTAG
- the LOC138015422 gene encoding uncharacterized protein isoform X2, which yields MTGSISRARQLSSSYMEETPSPLVSDRCETCGKSFAHSSSYRRHTKIGCSSQSRKRRRRQLWVSEQHEVCDEEDIFGVSPLLDNSSLEARGRIIDISDLHFSIKKFSSIFVGAEKFGSRAESRTSRSARVLASWNDDEGNISLTSALSPGIINYFFAHRLIMDGIDREHYFACVRWFKQHPIYKRLGNFTTLDVWDSRNFESGYHGNSKE from the exons aTGACGGGAAGTATTTCTAGGGCACGACAGCTTTCTTCAAGTTACATGGAAGAAACTCCAAGCCCCCTGGTCAGCGATAGGTGTGAAACTTGTGGGAAATCATTCGCACATTCATCTTCGTACCGACGCCACACCAAAATTGGATGTTCTTCTCAATCTCGCAAGCGTCGTCGTCGGCAGCTTTGGGTCAGTGAGCAACATGAGGTGTGTGATGAAGAAGACATATTTGGAGTATCGCCATTGTTAGATAACTCAAGCCTTGAAGCACGAG GAAGAATCATTGACATTAGTGACCTTCACTTCTCAATCAAGaagttttcttccatttttgtgGGTGCTGAGAAGTTTGGCTCCAGAGCAGAAAGTCGTACATCGAGGAGTGCAAGAGTACTTGCTTCATGGAACGATGATGAGGGTAATATATCCTTGACATCTGCATTGTCTCCTGGAATAATCAATTATTTCTTTGCTCACCGACTGATTATGGATGGAATTGACAGAGAACATTATTTTGCTTGTGTTCGGTGGTTCAAGCAGCATCCTATTTACAAACGTTTAGGTAATTTCACTACTCTAGATGTGTGGGATTCAAGAAACTTTGAATCAG gcTACCATGGAAATAGCAAGGAATAG
- the LOC138015421 gene encoding uncharacterized protein translates to MAMTTSNAQQERQLLLMERMSGKIDSIVESQKKLEDANRGLQQENERLRIELQKKEKQKRRGSRISRRSSTVEIPSELRKRFRFIYKKIVEKKMSQGFSVEEDPESERNQQVFTKVKDILRKEHGAENCPWTDLEMEAQFHRYFKTVREREMRIKGGKNEQHKEQCKKNRRLLTKLERRNRAFELVQSSMSATQRQYASEVLYMDYMSSEDSDYEEIEDPITEERERKLACYITKKLPWEKTSLTSLKSRLDRAYHNSLSSHARAMSKPRKVGGLSTRPAPEGPSWAVRQPDDDIA, encoded by the exons ATGGCGATGACTACTTCCAATGCCCAGCAAGAGCGTCAGCTTCTTCTCATGGAAAGGATGAGCGGAAAAATTGATTCTATTGTAGAGAGCCAAAAGAAACTCGAGGACGCCAACCGGGGCCTCCAGCAGGAGAACGAAAGGTTAAGAATCGAACTACAAAAGAAGGAGAAGCAAAAGCGTCGCGGTTCTCGAATTTCTCGCCGGAGTTCAACCGTAGAAATTCCAAGTGAACTAAGG AAGCGGTTTCGCTTTATCTATAAGAAGATTGTAGAAAAGAAAATGTCACAAGGGTTCAGTGTTGAAGAGGA CCCAGAGTCAGAGAGAAACCAGCAGGTTTTTACCAAAGTTAAAGACATTTTAAGGAAAGAGCATGGTGCAGAGAATTGCCCTTGGACTGACTTAGAAATGGAAG CACAATTTCACCGATATTTTAAAACAGTCAGAGAAAGAGAAATGAGGATAAAGGGTGGAAAGAATGAACAACACAAAGAACAGTGCAAAAAGAACAGACGACTACTAACT AAACTGGAAAGACGAAATCGTGCCTTTGAACTAGTACAGTCAAGTATGAGTGCAACGCAAAGGCAGTATGCTAGTGAAGTGCTGTATATGGATTATATGAGCAGTGAGGACTCTGATTATGAGGAGATAGAGGATCCCATTACTgaagaaagagaaaggaaatTGGCCTGCTATATAacaaaaaagcttccctgggaGAAGACCAGCTTAACTAGCCTTAAGTCAAGACTGGATCGTGCATATCACAACAGTCTGTCATCACATGCAAGAGCCATGTCAAAGCCAAGAAAAGTTGGTGGACTATCAACAAGACCAGCACCTGAAGGCCCATCTTGGGCTGTCAGGCAGCCAGATGATGATATTGCCTAA